In a genomic window of Alphaproteobacteria bacterium:
- a CDS encoding methylated-DNA--[protein]-cysteine S-methyltransferase, whose protein sequence is MAQLSFHSPIGDLTLSEEEGRIVSLDWGWARDQQATPLLNQARDQVQDYLAGKRKDFDLPLDPMGTDFQKRVWKAMVAIGYGKTKSYGEIAVKLKSSPRAVGTACGRNPIPLIIPCHRVLGAKGALGGYSGEGGTDTKRWLLNLEGLTA, encoded by the coding sequence ATGGCCCAGCTTTCATTTCACTCTCCGATTGGCGATCTGACCTTAAGCGAGGAAGAGGGACGCATCGTCTCGCTGGATTGGGGTTGGGCGCGCGACCAGCAGGCCACGCCGCTTCTGAATCAGGCCAGGGACCAAGTGCAGGATTATCTGGCGGGCAAGCGCAAGGATTTCGATCTGCCGCTTGATCCCATGGGCACCGATTTTCAAAAGCGGGTCTGGAAGGCGATGGTCGCCATCGGCTATGGCAAGACCAAAAGCTATGGCGAGATCGCGGTCAAACTGAAATCGTCGCCCCGCGCCGTCGGCACCGCTTGCGGGCGCAATCCCATTCCTTTGATCATCCCCTGCCATCGCGTGCTGGGCGCCAAGGGCGCATTGGGCGGTTATTCAGGCGAAGGCGGCACCGACACCAAACGCTGGCTTTTGAATTTGGAAGGATTGACGGCATGA
- a CDS encoding quinone oxidoreductase, which translates to MTKAIRIHEHGGPDVLRWEEIEVGTPGPGQARIRHHAVGLNYIDTYHRTGLYPPGPLPCVLGMEGAGEVTALGDGVADLKIGDRVAYAMAPCGSYAEERLYPAERLVKLPDAISYQQAGAMMLQGMTAEYLVRRTYPVKAGEAILVHAAAGGVGLILCQWAKHIGATVIGTVGSEAKAELARAHGCDHPILYAKEDFQKRVRDLTDGKGVRVVYDGIGKDTFDASLDCLGLRGMMVTFGNASGPVPPLDLLKLSAKGGLFVTRPSLANYTATRDELLGSANALFDMVGKGAVKIEINQTYALKDAAKAHRDLEARKTTGSTILIP; encoded by the coding sequence ATGACCAAGGCGATCCGCATCCACGAACATGGCGGCCCCGACGTGCTGCGCTGGGAAGAGATCGAGGTCGGCACACCCGGCCCCGGCCAAGCGCGCATCCGCCATCATGCGGTGGGGCTTAATTATATCGACACCTATCACCGCACCGGTCTTTACCCGCCCGGCCCGCTGCCTTGCGTGCTGGGCATGGAAGGGGCTGGCGAAGTGACGGCGCTGGGCGACGGCGTGGCCGATTTGAAAATCGGCGATCGCGTGGCCTATGCGATGGCTCCCTGCGGCTCCTATGCCGAAGAACGCCTGTATCCGGCCGAGCGTCTGGTCAAACTGCCAGACGCCATCTCGTATCAGCAAGCCGGGGCCATGATGCTGCAAGGCATGACGGCGGAATATCTTGTACGGCGCACCTATCCGGTGAAAGCTGGCGAGGCCATTCTGGTTCATGCGGCGGCGGGCGGCGTTGGCCTTATCTTGTGCCAATGGGCCAAACATATCGGCGCCACTGTGATCGGCACCGTGGGGTCCGAGGCCAAGGCCGAATTGGCCAGGGCGCATGGCTGCGACCATCCCATTCTGTACGCCAAGGAAGATTTCCAAAAGCGCGTCCGCGACCTGACCGACGGAAAAGGCGTGCGCGTGGTTTATGACGGCATCGGCAAGGACACGTTCGATGCCTCGCTCGATTGTCTGGGCCTGCGCGGCATGATGGTGACGTTCGGCAATGCGTCGGGACCGGTGCCGCCGCTCGATCTATTAAAGCTGTCGGCCAAGGGCGGCCTGTTCGTCACCCGCCCCTCGCTGGCCAATTACACCGCCACGCGCGACGAATTGCTGGGCAGCGCCAACGCCCTGTTCGACATGGTGGGCAAGGGCGCGGTGAAGATTGAGATCAACCAGACCTATGCGCTGAAGGACGCCGCCAAGGCGCATCGCGATCTGGAAGCCAGGAAGACGACCGGTTCCACCATTCTGATTCCGTGA
- a CDS encoding class I SAM-dependent methyltransferase produces the protein MDRKQHWEKVYQTKSAETVSWFQPQAQTSLRLIQNTGAEKTASIIDVGGGASTLVDGLLDDGYLDVSVLDLSGEALSVAKKRLGKKAKRVTWIEGDITNAPLPRHRYDIWHDRAVFHFLTELKDRQAYVDQVLKSVRPGGHVIVASFAEDGPEKCSGLDVVRYSPDGLHSQFGGAFRLLGHERETHRTPAGKEQLFVYCYCRMENN, from the coding sequence ATGGATCGCAAACAGCATTGGGAAAAAGTTTACCAAACGAAATCCGCCGAGACCGTCAGCTGGTTCCAGCCGCAGGCCCAAACCTCGCTGCGCCTGATCCAGAACACGGGCGCTGAGAAGACGGCTTCGATCATCGATGTCGGCGGCGGCGCCTCGACGCTGGTTGATGGATTGTTAGACGACGGCTATCTCGATGTGTCGGTGCTGGATCTGTCGGGTGAAGCGCTGTCGGTGGCCAAAAAAAGACTGGGCAAAAAGGCGAAGCGCGTGACCTGGATCGAAGGCGACATTACGAACGCGCCGCTGCCTCGCCACCGATACGACATCTGGCACGACAGGGCGGTCTTTCATTTCCTGACCGAGCTGAAAGATCGCCAGGCCTATGTGGACCAAGTGCTAAAGTCGGTCAGGCCGGGCGGTCATGTCATCGTGGCGTCATTTGCCGAAGACGGACCCGAAAAATGCAGCGGTCTGGACGTGGTGCGCTACAGCCCCGATGGTTTGCATTCGCAATTCGGCGGCGCATTTCGCCTGCTCGGTCACGAACGCGAAACGCACCGAACGCCCGCTGGCAAGGAACAGCTGTTCGTCTATTGCTATTGCCGGATGGAAAATAATTAA
- a CDS encoding murein transglycosylase A has product MRFLAALLLLLLAACAPRTGVPPEPSPPARPTTGLEIVPAQFSDLPGWGSDAFAGVLPAFQKSCLKLKSKPGWAASCKTAQNLSGDPAIIRNFLEGQFRPWRVQAGGGNPDGLFTGYYEAEFPVTRHQTSAHQVPLLGPPPDLVTADLALFDNSLKGRRIDGRVEQRKMIPYFSRAEIESGVLNGKAPVLAWADAVDAHILSIQGSGRLQMDDGSVMRAGFAGSNGHAFKGIGAILKEKGKIRPGEDSTMPAIERWLRANQAEGRRLMAENPRYIFFRKVEGEGPVGSLGVALTPERSLAIDNTLLPLGAPVWLATKLAGGQTYQRLMLAQDTGSAIKGAVRGDIFFGTGKPAFEKAGRQKEAGRYWLLLPVGMTPEQAGS; this is encoded by the coding sequence ATGAGGTTCCTAGCGGCCCTCCTGTTGTTGTTGCTGGCTGCCTGCGCGCCCAGGACGGGCGTGCCGCCCGAACCATCGCCCCCCGCCCGCCCGACCACGGGTCTTGAGATCGTGCCCGCCCAATTTTCCGATCTGCCGGGCTGGGGAAGCGACGCTTTTGCAGGCGTTTTGCCCGCCTTTCAAAAATCTTGTCTTAAGCTGAAAAGCAAGCCCGGCTGGGCGGCTTCTTGCAAGACAGCGCAAAACCTTTCTGGCGATCCGGCCATCATCAGGAATTTTCTGGAAGGACAATTCCGTCCCTGGCGCGTGCAGGCGGGCGGGGGCAATCCCGATGGCCTGTTTACCGGCTATTATGAGGCGGAATTTCCCGTCACCCGCCATCAGACGTCCGCCCATCAGGTGCCGCTGTTGGGGCCGCCCCCCGATTTGGTGACGGCTGATCTTGCCTTGTTCGACAATAGCCTAAAGGGCAGGCGGATCGATGGGCGCGTCGAGCAGCGCAAGATGATTCCCTATTTCAGCCGCGCCGAAATCGAAAGCGGCGTCTTGAACGGCAAGGCCCCGGTCCTGGCCTGGGCCGATGCGGTGGATGCGCATATTCTGTCCATCCAAGGATCGGGCCGCCTGCAGATGGATGACGGCAGCGTGATGCGCGCCGGGTTCGCCGGATCGAACGGTCATGCCTTCAAGGGTATCGGGGCCATCTTGAAGGAAAAGGGCAAGATCCGACCGGGCGAGGATTCCACCATGCCCGCCATCGAACGCTGGCTGCGCGCCAATCAGGCCGAGGGGCGGCGTCTGATGGCCGAGAATCCGCGATACATCTTTTTCCGCAAGGTCGAGGGCGAGGGGCCGGTCGGTTCCCTGGGCGTGGCGCTGACGCCGGAGCGCTCGCTGGCCATCGACAATACGCTTCTGCCCTTGGGCGCGCCTGTCTGGTTGGCGACGAAACTGGCGGGTGGCCAAACCTATCAGCGCTTGATGCTGGCCCAGGATACGGGATCGGCCATCAAGGGCGCCGTGCGCGGCGACATCTTTTTTGGAACCGGAAAGCCCGCCTTCGAAAAGGCGGGGCGGCAGAAGGAAGCGGGCCGTTACTGGTTGTTGTTGCCGGTCGGCATGACGCCCGAACAGGCGGGTTCTTAA
- a CDS encoding Tim44 domain-containing protein, whose protein sequence is MDMHYFDILIFGLIAVFLALRLRSVLGQRNGEEKPPTDPYSPRPSEPDEGKVVRFPGQSQPADVREAEFEEAAAKPPVKPPIDFEAFGAAGLGLEAIHKADPSFDPKSFLEGAKGAFDMIVTAYAKGDGKTLKTLLAPHVFKDFSSAIEARAKEGQTLVSELVGVISSTVDNARLDGTQAHVTVRFVSEQVNALKDKSGAVIDGDPTKVERVVDIWTFTRDTRSRDPNWFLAETQSPE, encoded by the coding sequence ATGGACATGCATTATTTCGATATTCTGATTTTTGGATTGATCGCGGTTTTTCTGGCTTTGCGCCTGCGAAGCGTGCTGGGCCAGCGCAATGGCGAGGAAAAGCCGCCCACCGATCCCTATTCGCCCCGCCCCAGCGAACCCGACGAAGGCAAGGTCGTGCGTTTTCCTGGCCAAAGCCAGCCCGCCGACGTGCGTGAGGCCGAGTTCGAGGAAGCCGCCGCCAAGCCGCCCGTCAAACCGCCCATCGATTTCGAAGCCTTTGGCGCCGCCGGATTGGGGCTTGAGGCCATTCATAAGGCCGATCCTTCTTTCGATCCCAAGTCCTTCCTGGAAGGGGCCAAGGGCGCGTTCGATATGATTGTCACCGCCTATGCCAAGGGTGACGGCAAAACCCTGAAAACCCTGCTGGCCCCGCATGTCTTCAAGGATTTCTCGTCCGCCATCGAGGCCAGGGCCAAGGAAGGCCAAACGCTGGTCAGCGAACTGGTGGGCGTGATCAGCAGCACGGTCGACAATGCCCGGCTTGACGGAACCCAGGCCCATGTCACCGTTCGCTTCGTCAGCGAGCAGGTGAACGCCCTGAAGGACAAGTCCGGCGCTGTGATCGATGGCGATCCAACCAAGGTCGAGCGCGTCGTCGATATCTGGACCTTCACCCGCGATACCCGTTCGCGCGATCCCAACTGGTTCCTGGCCGAGACCCAATCTCCGGAATGA
- the secB gene encoding protein-export chaperone SecB, whose protein sequence is MTDAPAQPPSATPDHPPAHGQPPIVINTQYIRDLSFEVPGAPEVFRQQGEGQEIPIGIEVQTRHLEANMFEVVLHMRVEAKNQTRQLFMLEIAYGALCTINVPEQHLQPVLLVEVPRLLFPFVRSLIADLTRDGGFPPLLVTPIDFAELYRQRLAQMQAQQAQQAQAQTPPEGAAIN, encoded by the coding sequence ATGACCGATGCCCCGGCCCAGCCGCCCAGCGCCACTCCCGACCATCCGCCCGCTCACGGCCAGCCCCCGATCGTCATCAATACCCAATATATCCGGGATTTGTCTTTCGAAGTGCCGGGCGCTCCCGAAGTCTTCCGCCAGCAGGGCGAGGGCCAGGAAATTCCCATCGGCATCGAGGTGCAGACCCGCCATCTCGAAGCCAACATGTTCGAAGTCGTGCTGCATATGCGCGTCGAGGCCAAGAACCAGACCCGCCAGCTTTTCATGCTGGAAATCGCCTATGGCGCGCTTTGCACCATCAATGTCCCCGAGCAGCATCTGCAGCCGGTGCTGCTGGTCGAAGTGCCGCGCCTGCTGTTCCCCTTCGTGCGCTCGCTGATCGCCGACCTGACCCGCGACGGCGGCTTCCCGCCCCTGCTGGTCACGCCCATCGATTTCGCCGAACTCTATCGCCAGCGCCTGGCCCAGATGCAGGCCCAACAAGCCCAGCAGGCCCAGGCCCAGACGCCGCCCGAAGGGGCTGCGATCAACTAA
- the dnaQ gene encoding DNA polymerase III subunit epsilon — protein MREIVFDTETTGLDPNSGHRIVEIGCVELFNHLPTGNHFHRYLNPERDVPDEVVRVHGLTREFLINHPTFAEVVADFLDFLGDAQLVAHNASFDMGFLNHELGRLGFPPIPMSRVTDTIPMARRRFPGAQVNLDALCKRFGIDLSARDKHGALLDSQLLAEVYLELIGGRQPGLELLGLGAAAAQQQGSVVLVEAVKREARPHAPSPDELEAHAKALSKIKNPMWLADLS, from the coding sequence TTGCGCGAGATCGTTTTCGATACGGAAACCACCGGTCTTGATCCCAATTCGGGCCATCGCATCGTCGAGATCGGCTGCGTCGAATTGTTCAATCACCTGCCGACGGGCAATCATTTTCACCGTTATCTGAATCCCGAGCGCGACGTGCCCGACGAGGTGGTGCGCGTGCATGGGCTGACCCGCGAATTCCTGATCAACCACCCCACCTTTGCCGAAGTGGTGGCTGATTTTCTGGATTTTCTGGGCGACGCCCAGCTGGTGGCCCATAACGCCTCGTTCGACATGGGTTTCCTCAATCACGAATTGGGCCGCTTGGGCTTTCCGCCCATTCCCATGAGCCGGGTCACCGACACCATTCCCATGGCCAGACGTCGCTTTCCGGGCGCCCAGGTGAATCTGGATGCGTTGTGCAAGCGGTTCGGCATCGATCTGTCGGCCCGCGACAAGCATGGCGCTTTGCTCGACTCCCAGTTGCTGGCCGAAGTGTATCTGGAACTGATCGGCGGCCGTCAGCCGGGGCTTGAATTATTGGGGCTGGGCGCTGCGGCAGCGCAGCAGCAAGGCTCGGTCGTTCTGGTTGAGGCGGTGAAGCGGGAAGCCAGGCCCCACGCGCCCAGCCCCGACGAGCTGGAGGCGCATGCGAAGGCGCTTTCCAAAATCAAGAACCCAATGTGGCTGGCCGACCTTAGTTGA
- a CDS encoding dephospho-CoA kinase produces the protein MFVLGLTGSIGMGKSTAANMFRRLGCPVHDADRTVHDLMAPGGGAASAIARQFPASLNAQGGIDRQKLGALVFGDDAALKRLEAILHPMVRAAEERFLKRARARRCKLAVLDIPLLFETGGDERCDAVAVVTAPLFMQRSRVLKRPGMTAEKFQNIRARQMPEHEKMRRATWVLKTGQGKLHTFRRIRAIVSTLRED, from the coding sequence ATGTTCGTCTTGGGCCTGACCGGATCGATCGGCATGGGCAAAAGCACAGCGGCCAACATGTTCCGACGCCTGGGCTGTCCGGTGCACGACGCCGACCGAACGGTGCATGATCTGATGGCGCCGGGCGGCGGCGCGGCGTCGGCCATCGCAAGGCAATTTCCCGCTTCGTTGAACGCGCAAGGCGGCATCGACCGCCAGAAGCTGGGCGCTCTGGTCTTCGGCGACGATGCGGCTTTGAAGAGGCTGGAAGCTATTTTGCATCCGATGGTGCGGGCGGCCGAAGAGCGTTTCTTGAAACGGGCCAGGGCGAGGCGCTGTAAATTGGCCGTGCTCGACATTCCGCTCTTGTTCGAAACCGGCGGCGACGAGCGATGCGATGCGGTGGCGGTGGTCACGGCCCCTTTGTTCATGCAAAGAAGCCGCGTTTTGAAGCGTCCTGGCATGACGGCGGAAAAATTCCAGAACATCCGCGCTCGCCAAATGCCCGAGCATGAAAAGATGCGCCGCGCCACCTGGGTCTTGAAAACAGGGCAGGGAAAGTTGCATACCTTCAGACGCATTCGGGCCATCGTATCGACCCTTCGAGAGGATTGA
- a CDS encoding shikimate dehydrogenase gives MRAISGSAKLAGVIGWPVSHSRSPRLHNYWLEKHKIDGVYVPLPVHPDHLGEVLKALPRMGFVGVNLTLPHKEAALRLVDQVDPTAMRIGAVNTIIFTSQGKSIGSCTDGLGFLENLRHSSAGFSCAKGPAVILGAGGAAAAIAFALQEDGCPEIRIANRTPEKAHALAQRLDGQAKVIAWEERAQALAGAALLVNTTSLGMNGQPILNIALDHLPKSALVTDIVYAPLETALLAEAKARGNKTVDGLGMLLHQARPGFAAWFGLAPEISQELRNHVLADG, from the coding sequence ATGAGAGCGATCAGCGGCAGCGCCAAACTGGCTGGCGTGATCGGTTGGCCGGTCTCACATTCCAGATCGCCCAGGCTGCATAATTACTGGCTGGAAAAGCACAAGATCGACGGAGTTTACGTTCCTTTGCCGGTGCATCCCGATCATCTGGGCGAGGTCTTGAAGGCCCTGCCCCGCATGGGATTCGTGGGCGTCAACCTGACCTTGCCGCATAAGGAAGCGGCTTTGCGCCTGGTCGATCAGGTCGACCCAACGGCCATGCGCATCGGCGCCGTCAACACCATCATTTTCACCAGCCAGGGCAAGTCGATCGGTTCTTGCACCGACGGTTTGGGATTTTTGGAAAATCTGCGCCATTCCTCTGCTGGTTTTTCGTGCGCCAAGGGCCCTGCCGTCATATTGGGCGCGGGAGGCGCTGCGGCCGCCATCGCCTTCGCGCTGCAAGAGGATGGCTGCCCAGAAATACGCATCGCGAACCGCACGCCCGAAAAGGCCCACGCGCTGGCCCAGCGCCTTGATGGACAGGCCAAGGTGATCGCCTGGGAAGAGCGCGCCCAGGCGCTTGCGGGGGCCGCTCTGCTGGTCAACACCACCAGCCTGGGCATGAACGGCCAACCCATCTTGAACATCGCCCTTGACCATTTGCCCAAATCGGCCCTGGTGACCGACATCGTTTACGCCCCCTTGGAAACAGCGCTGCTGGCCGAGGCAAAGGCGCGCGGCAACAAAACCGTCGATGGACTGGGCATGCTGTTGCATCAGGCGCGGCCCGGATTCGCCGCCTGGTTCGGCCTGGCCCCCGAAATCAGCCAGGAATTACGCAACCATGTGCTGGCGGATGGCTGA
- the maf gene encoding septum formation protein Maf, giving the protein MIVLASASQARMRLLADAGLDVLAEPSRIDEARIKSEQALLSLERLAIFLAQAKAKDVSQRHPGKLVLGADQLLECEGRLYDKPIDRQAAASQLKTLRGRKHRLISAAALVKDGAVLWHHVEEAVLRMREISDDFISNYLEREGDLALQSVGAYRLEGLGAQLFETVKGDLFTIQGLPLLALLRELRDRGVLPA; this is encoded by the coding sequence ATGATTGTCCTGGCCTCGGCAAGCCAAGCGCGGATGCGGCTGCTTGCCGATGCGGGATTGGACGTCTTGGCCGAACCCAGCCGGATCGACGAAGCCCGGATAAAATCCGAGCAAGCCCTGCTTTCTCTCGAACGACTGGCCATTTTTCTGGCCCAAGCCAAGGCCAAGGATGTCAGCCAGCGCCATCCCGGCAAGCTGGTTCTGGGGGCGGACCAATTGCTGGAGTGCGAGGGGCGGCTTTACGACAAGCCTATCGACCGACAGGCGGCGGCCAGCCAATTGAAAACGCTTCGCGGCAGGAAACACCGCTTGATCAGCGCGGCCGCCCTGGTCAAGGATGGAGCGGTTCTTTGGCATCATGTCGAGGAGGCGGTCTTGCGCATGCGCGAGATTTCCGACGACTTCATCTCAAATTATCTTGAGCGCGAGGGCGACTTGGCGCTGCAATCGGTTGGCGCTTACCGGCTTGAAGGATTGGGCGCGCAATTGTTCGAAACCGTGAAAGGCGATCTTTTCACCATTCAGGGCCTGCCCCTGCTGGCCTTGCTTCGGGAGTTGCGCGACAGAGGAGTCTTGCCCGCATGA